The genomic stretch GAGATTCCTGAGCGCTTCAGGGTTCTCCAAGAGGTCGTGGCTCGATATCAGGGCGTGGCAACGAAGCTGGAGCATCTGCTTTATGAGATTTGTCACCCATATCGTAACTGGCAGGTGATTGTTACGGAATTACGGCCCTTTGTTTTGAAGAATTTTAATCAATATCGAAGGCATGAGCAGGGGCCTGTCTGTTTTTCCCTGTTTACAGAGATTTTTCTTGATGCCCTCAGTGAGTCAAAAAAAAATGGCAAGGTCGTCTCAATGGCTATGGAGGCTATGCTGGCCTATGCTGACAAGCTGATAGCCTCTTTGCAAACAGATTCCCTTGCGTTGTATCGGGAACAGCTGGATAGTTTCTTTGATAGACTGGTTTGCCTGGATGAGGTTGATGAAAGCGTGATGATGTTCATGGTCCAGGGGCATCATCCGATGAAAAAGATGGCTCAGCACCTGAGCAAAATCGGTCGCGACAACGAGGATACCTCTTTTTCCTGCGCTCCTCTTGCTCGGCTGATGAAAAAGATTCTCCAGCTTAATTACAGCTATTGGCTCAGTGAAGAGAATCCGCAGCCCTGGTTTGAATCACAATGCGGTTCGTTTTGCAGCAGATGGCAGACCGGTCCATTGTTAGCAACCATCTCGCATGATCGTTTTCAGGAGCATCTGGCGGCCCTTGACCTGATTAATATTGAGGAGGATTCCTATCAGGCGCTCAGTGAACTCATGGAACTGCCTGCTCATATCGATATTGTTCGTCTGTATCGGGAAATTCCCAAACAGTTGACCCCTGACACTGATGATGAACAAGAGGCCTCTTTTTCGGAAAACCGGAAGCTCTTTTTTCTTTTTCGGATCATGGATACCTCCGGCCTCTATTTGATTCATGAAGAAAGTCTGCGTGAGATCAACCGATCTTTGATCCAGCTCATTCGTAAACAGAGTTTTGAGGAGATAGAGCAGTTTTTTGTCACGACCTTCCACCTTCTCAAGGCCAATGTGCGCAAGTATCCGCATACCTCGCTGCAATGTATCCAGGTGATCGGCGGCGAAGTATTCAGGCGAAATAATTCCAAGTTGGTGGAGGCCTTTCTCTTTGAGACAGTCCGCTTTGGGTTCCAATATGCCAATGTCATGGGCGTGGACGAGGATTGGCAGCCTATTACTAATCCGGCCCATCTTGCCAATATTCGGGTTTGGCTGAGCCTGATTATGCAGGAACCCAAATGGTGTTCCACCCTGTTTTCCGCCCTGATTATCAATATCAAGCTTTCCGGGACCTGTGTCAAGGATACCGATCTTTTTCAGCGTGATATCACCGATCTGCTCAATCATCCCATTATGCCCATTTATAATCTGGCCAAGCAATTTTCTAAGCTGATGCCGGTCTTCTTTAACGAGATCGGGGCGGAAGGGGAGCTGCGGGATGTCTCGACAGAGCTTGATGAGATGCATAAGCGGCATGATGTCCTTATCCACTTCCTGCGCAAGCAATCTCATGTGGAATCCTCCAATCTGATTGTCGGTTTTATCAGGGGTATTTTTGTCTTCTGGATAACTCTGGACAAGGAACATCTCCGTCCTTTTCTCCCGGATGAGATTCTGAGTCAGGTGGTCACGGAGGGCCCATTTATTGATGAACTGCATGTTCTGACCCAACGGATTCAGCAGGAGTTGGAGATCCATTCCATGGACGAGGTGCTGGAGTGGAAAAAGGAAGAACGTAATGCCTGGCTTGCCGGACAGGAGGATATTTCAGCAGGGGAGCGAAAGCGCTTTAGTCTCTTGGTCAGGATGTTTAAACTCCTGCACCATAAATACAGTCTCGGCCTGCAGGAGCTGCATCAACAATTGCACCATGCAGCCCAGAGCGGCTTCCCGGAGATGGACAGCTTGTTGGAAGTCCTGGAGCAGGGAAATACCTACGCCTGTCTTGACGCCCTGCTCACCGAGTTGGAGCGATTAAAGAAGATTATCCTCAGTGAGGAGAAGTTCGCGCCCAAGGAGGAGATCTATTATAAAAGACATATCGCTGTGGATATCCCCTCGGTCTATGGCCGTTATTCCGAGCGAAAATTCGATGCCCTCGGACTGAGCTTCCGCCTGGAGAACCTGGCCAATATCTATATTGAGCGCCTGACCCGCTCTATCAACCTGGGCTTTATCACCCAAGCCACCTTTATCCAGATATCCCGATGCCTGCTCCTCTTCTTACGTGCCCTGAAGGTGGACGGCATCACCAGTCGGCGTCTGGACACCTATACCAGCCTGCTCAGTTCCTCCATCACCATGAAGCGGTTCACCTACACCCAGCATTTGGACATTGTTCGTGGCTTGTCTGAAGGGGTCAAGGATGTAATCTATGCCTATTACACCAATGTTCATCAGAATAATCTCTCCATGATTATTCCTCAGATAGGGCAGGTGAACCTGTTGATCAAGTATCGTTCGCTCTGGGAAGATTCGGACATGACTTCCACGATCGATCGTTTGTCCGAGTCCTTTTTTCGGGATCTCATTGCCACCACCTTTGGTTTGCAGCATCTGGATAACTTCATTACCCGGATTATCCATACCCTAGAGGCGCAAAAGGATATTCTGGATGCCGAGACTATTGACCTGCTTATGACCTATAATCCCGAGCAGACCATCTCCTCCTTATATAATGAAAACCTGCGGACGCATAATCTGATTCATCTCGGCAATAAGGGCTTCAATCTGATGGTCTTGGCCGGTGACGGTAAGCCGGTTCCGCCAGCCTTTATTATTACCACAGAGATTTTTCGCTGCTGGCGGGCGGTGCAGAGCTTTAAACGGGCTAGGGATGAATTTATGCAGCGGGTGCGGGCAGCGATCACCACCCTGGAAGAACAGACCGGTCGTTTTTTTGGTTCGCCAAAAGATCCCCTTCTGCTTTCTGTGCGTTCCGGATCGGCTATGTCCATGCCCGGCATGATGACGACTATTCATAATGTAGGCCTGAATGAGGAGCTGGTGGAGGAGCTGGTGGCTCATCACCCTGAGAAAAAATATTTTCTTTGGGATAATTATCGTCGTTTCCTCCAATCCTGGGCTATGGCCGGTGGTATGCAACGGGAGGAGTTTCAGGAGGTGATGAATGCCCATAAAAAACAGCATGGGGTGAGTCTGAAAAGGGAATTTTCCGCCCAGCAAATGCGGGAACTGGCCTTGGATTACCAAGCAGCCTTGCGCAGGCACGGGCGCAGTGCCCCGGAAGATCCTTGGTTGCAATTAATTAGGGCAGTGGAAATGGTACTCTCTTCCTGGAATACTGCTAAAGCTATGCAGTACCGTAATCTTATGGATGTGTCCGATGATTGGGGAACTGCCGTGATTGTGCAGTCCATGGTTTACGGCAATATGAGTGAGCAGGCGGGCAGCGGGGTTCTGTTTACAGCTCACCCTTACCGCAAGGTGCGGCGGGTTGCTTTATGGGGTGATTATGCTTCCGGCGATCAGGGCGAGGATATCGTTTCTGGTCTGGTGAACAGCTATCCTGTTTCTGTTGAGCAGGCTGAACTTGACGGTAGACCTGTCGAATGTACTTTGGAGCTGAAATTCCCAGCTATCTATGCTCGTCTGCTGCGGATTTCTCGGGATCTAGTCTATACCAAGGAGTGGAATCCGCAGGAGATCGAATTTACCTTTGAAGGTCCTTGTGCGGAGGACCTTTATATCCTTCAGACCCGTGATATGATAACGGTAAAAAGAAGGAGCGTTTTAATGTCTTTATAGAATCAGAGGCCTTGCAAGATAATATTCTCGGCAAGGGGATCGGAGTGAGCGGCTCTGCCTTGTCCGGTCTGGCTGTCTTTACCGAAGAAAATATTCATCAGCTCAGGAAGGAGCAGCCGGATGTTTCGCTCATTCTGATTCGTCAGGATACTGTGCCCGAGGATATCCGGGAAATTTCTATGGCCGACGGTCTTCTTACAGCTCGGGGTGGTCAGACTTCTCATGCCTCGGTAGTGGCCACCCGGCTGGAGAAGACCTGCGTGGTGGGGTGTCGCGACCTTCAGGTTTTTGAAAGCGGTGAATATGCCATGAGTAATGGCGTGCGTATCAGTTTTAGTGAACCAGTTTCTATAGATGGACGTAATGGATTGTTTCTTAAAGGGATTCATAGGGCAAAGGAGGAAGTTCATATTTTGCCGCTTTGAGGGGTATGTGTTGTGAGTTGTTGTTATCTTTAAGGTGTTTTTTTTTAAAAAAAGTCTTTGTATCTTTTTGAGGGATTGACCTATAATTGTTTTTAACAACAAAGGATGTTTGTGAATAGCACAATGGGTACTTGTTTAACCTTAACGAACACAAAAAGGAGGAGTAATGAAACGCAAATACATAGGCTTGGCAATGGGGTTAGCAGCCGGGTTGGCTTTAGCTGCCACATCAGGTTTTGCTCAAGACGCCAAGAAGCCTGAATTGCTTTCTTTTAAACCGTCAAACCTGCAATGGGAAAAAACCAAGGCTGACTTCACTGCGCCGTCTATTTCAACCTGTGCCGGATGTCATCCAAAACAGTACGAAGAGTGGCAGGGCTCAATGCACGCTATGGCTTTCCAGGATCCGGTCTATCTTGGTGAGTTGAATTTGGCTATCAAAGCAGTGGGTAAGGAGATTAGCAAGCAGTGTGAAGGGTGTCATACACCTGCTGCCTTTGTAAAGGGTGAAACAGCAGAGCTGGAT from Candidatus Electrothrix communis encodes the following:
- a CDS encoding PEP/pyruvate-binding domain-containing protein, producing the protein MSNQQPSGFTSKAWEANKEETASIVEIPERFRVLQEVVARYQGVATKLEHLLYEICHPYRNWQVIVTELRPFVLKNFNQYRRHEQGPVCFSLFTEIFLDALSESKKNGKVVSMAMEAMLAYADKLIASLQTDSLALYREQLDSFFDRLVCLDEVDESVMMFMVQGHHPMKKMAQHLSKIGRDNEDTSFSCAPLARLMKKILQLNYSYWLSEENPQPWFESQCGSFCSRWQTGPLLATISHDRFQEHLAALDLINIEEDSYQALSELMELPAHIDIVRLYREIPKQLTPDTDDEQEASFSENRKLFFLFRIMDTSGLYLIHEESLREINRSLIQLIRKQSFEEIEQFFVTTFHLLKANVRKYPHTSLQCIQVIGGEVFRRNNSKLVEAFLFETVRFGFQYANVMGVDEDWQPITNPAHLANIRVWLSLIMQEPKWCSTLFSALIINIKLSGTCVKDTDLFQRDITDLLNHPIMPIYNLAKQFSKLMPVFFNEIGAEGELRDVSTELDEMHKRHDVLIHFLRKQSHVESSNLIVGFIRGIFVFWITLDKEHLRPFLPDEILSQVVTEGPFIDELHVLTQRIQQELEIHSMDEVLEWKKEERNAWLAGQEDISAGERKRFSLLVRMFKLLHHKYSLGLQELHQQLHHAAQSGFPEMDSLLEVLEQGNTYACLDALLTELERLKKIILSEEKFAPKEEIYYKRHIAVDIPSVYGRYSERKFDALGLSFRLENLANIYIERLTRSINLGFITQATFIQISRCLLLFLRALKVDGITSRRLDTYTSLLSSSITMKRFTYTQHLDIVRGLSEGVKDVIYAYYTNVHQNNLSMIIPQIGQVNLLIKYRSLWEDSDMTSTIDRLSESFFRDLIATTFGLQHLDNFITRIIHTLEAQKDILDAETIDLLMTYNPEQTISSLYNENLRTHNLIHLGNKGFNLMVLAGDGKPVPPAFIITTEIFRCWRAVQSFKRARDEFMQRVRAAITTLEEQTGRFFGSPKDPLLLSVRSGSAMSMPGMMTTIHNVGLNEELVEELVAHHPEKKYFLWDNYRRFLQSWAMAGGMQREEFQEVMNAHKKQHGVSLKREFSAQQMRELALDYQAALRRHGRSAPEDPWLQLIRAVEMVLSSWNTAKAMQYRNLMDVSDDWGTAVIVQSMVYGNMSEQAGSGVLFTAHPYRKVRRVALWGDYASGDQGEDIVSGLVNSYPVSVEQAELDGRPVECTLELKFPAIYARLLRISRDLVYTKEWNPQEIEFTFEGPCAEDLYILQTRDMITVKRRSVLMSL
- a CDS encoding PEP-utilizing enzyme translates to MQDNILGKGIGVSGSALSGLAVFTEENIHQLRKEQPDVSLILIRQDTVPEDIREISMADGLLTARGGQTSHASVVATRLEKTCVVGCRDLQVFESGEYAMSNGVRISFSEPVSIDGRNGLFLKGIHRAKEEVHILPL
- a CDS encoding cytochrome c family protein → MKRKYIGLAMGLAAGLALAATSGFAQDAKKPELLSFKPSNLQWEKTKADFTAPSISTCAGCHPKQYEEWQGSMHAMAFQDPVYLGELNLAIKAVGKEISKQCEGCHTPAAFVKGETAELDFKNLSPLAKAGVSCDVCHSIKKFTHWETPPMSRKTVLMSFLRAVRMPMDRSR